A part of Lutra lutra chromosome 2, mLutLut1.2, whole genome shotgun sequence genomic DNA contains:
- the ANKRD50 gene encoding ankyrin repeat domain-containing protein 50 isoform X2, with product MKPPQQSLYLLVDSVDEGCNITEGEQTSTSLSGTVAELLAGHHEFFPPWLLLLCSARKQSKAVTKMFTGFRKISLDDLRKAYIVKDVQQYILHRLDQEEALRQHLTKETAEMLNQLHIKSSGCFLYLERVLDGVVENFIMLREIRDIPGTLNGLYLWLCQRLFVRKQFAKVQPILNVILAACRPLTITELYHAVWTKNMSLTLEDFQRKLDVLSKLLVDGLGNTKILFHYSFAEWLLDVKHCTQKYLCNAAEGHRMLAMSYTCQAKNLTPLEAQEFALHLINSNLQLETAELALWMIWNGTPVRDSLSTLIPKEQEVLQLLVKAGAHVNSEDDRTSCIVRQALEREDSIRTLLDNGASVNQCDSNGRTLLANAAYSGNLDVVNLLVSRGADLEIEDAHGHTPLTLAARQGHTKVVNCLIGCGANINHTDQDGWTALRSAAWGGHTEVVSALLYAGVKVDCADADSRTALRAAAWGGHEDIVLNLLQHGAEVNKADNEGRTALIAAAYMGHREIVEHLLDHGAEVNHEDVDGRTALSVAALCVPASKGHASVVSLLIDRGAEVDHCDKDGMTPLLVAAYEGHVDVVDLLLEGGADVDHTDNNGRTPLLAAASMGHASVVNTLLFWGAAVDSIDSEGRTVLSIASAQGNVEVVRTLLDRGLDENHRDDAGWTPLHMAAFEGHRLICEALIEQGARTNEIDNDGRIPFILASQEGHYDCVQILLENKSNIDQRGYDGRNALRVAALEGHRDIVELLFSHGADVNYKDADGRPTLYILALENQLTMAEYFLENGANVEASDAEGRTALHVSCWQGHLEMVQVLITYHADVNAADNEKRSALQSAAWQGHVKVVQLLIERGAIVDHTCNQGATALCIAAQEGHIDVVQVLLEHGADPNHADQFGRTAMRVAAKNGHSQIIKLLEKYGASSLNGCSPSPVHTMEQKPLQSVSSKMQSLTIKSNSSGSTGGGDMQPSLRGLPNGPAHAFSSPSESPDSTVDRQKSSLSNNSLKSSKNSSLRTTSSTATAQTVPIDSFHNLSFTEQIQQHSLPRSRSRQSVVSPSSTTQSLGQSHNSPSSEFEWSHVKPSLKSTKTNKGGKSENSSKSGAAGKKAKQNNSSQPKVLEYEMTQFDKRGPTTKSGTNVPPKQMPAESQCKIMVPSTQQEIGRSQQQFLIHQQSGEQKKRNGIMTNPNYHLQSNQVFLGRVSVPRTIQDRGHQEVLEGYPSSETELSLKQALKLQIEGSDPSFNYKKETPL from the exons ATGAAGCCTCCCCAGCAAAGCCTCTATCTACTTGTTGATTCTGTTGATGAAGGTTGTAATATCACCGAAGGTGAACAAACGTCTACCAGCTTATCTGGAACTGTTGCAGAGCTTCTGGCTGGTCACCATGAGTTCTTTCCACCATGGCTATTGCTTCTGTGTTCTGCCCGAAAACAGAGTAAGGCTGTTACTAAAATGTTTACCG GTTTTCGAAAAATAAGCTTAGATGACCTTCGGAAGGCATACATTGTTAAGGATGTTCAGCAGTACATCCTTCATCGTTTAGATCAAGAAGAAGCTTTGCGACAACACCTCACAAAAGAAACTGCAGAGATGTTAAATCAACTGCACATTAAAAGCAGCGGATGCTTTCTTTATCTAGAGCGAGTTCTAGATGGAGTTGtagaaaattttattatgttaagagaGATTCGTGACATCCCAGGAACTCTAAATGGTCTCTATCTCTGGCTGTGTCAGAGACTTTTTGTAAGGAAACAGTTTGCAAAAGTTCAGCCCATTTTGAATGTGATTCTTGCAGCCTGCCGGCCTTTGACCATAACGGAATTATATCATGCGGTATGGACTAAAAATATGTCATTAACCTTGGAAGACTTTCAACGTAAGTTAGATGTCCTCTCCAAACTTCTCGTTGATGGACTAGGAAATACTAAAATACTGTTCCATTATAGTTTTGCAGAGTGGCTTCTGGATGTGAAACACTGCACTCAGAAGTATTTATGTAATGCAGCAGAAGGACACAGAATGTTGGCTATGAGTTATACCTGTCAAGCCAAGAATTTAACACCATTGGAAGCACAAGAATTTGCATTGCATTTAATTAATTCAAACTTACAATTAGAGACAGCTGAGTTAGCTCTCTGGATGATATGGAATGGTACACCTGTCAGAGATTCCCTGTCTACTTTAATACCCAAGGAACAAGAAGTGCTACAGCTGTTGGTTAAAGCTGGTGCTCACGTTAACAGTGAAGATGATCGCACATCGTGCATAGTCCGACAAGCCTTGGAAAGAGAGGATTCCATTCGGACATTATTAGATAATGGAGCATCAGTAAATCAGTGTGACTCAAATGGGAGAACATTATTGGCTAATGCTGCATACAGTGGCAATCTTGATGTAGTGAATTTACTTGTCTCCAGGGGAGCAGATTTAGAGATTGAAGATGCCCATGGACATACACCACTTACCCTAGCTGCTAGACAAGGACATACCAAGGTGGTTAATTGTTtgattgggtgtggtgcaaatatTAATCATACTGATCAAGATGGTTGGACAGCATTAAGATCTGCTGCTTGGGGTGGCCATACCGAGGTAGTTTCTGCACTACTTTATGCGGGTGTAAAAGTGGATTGTGCGGATGCTGATAGCCGAACAGCTTTGAGAGCAGCAGCTTGGGGAGGACATGAGGATATTGTACTGAATTTGCTACAACATGGTGCTGAAGTCAACAAAGCTGATAATGAAGGTAGAACTGCACTGATAGCAGCAGCATACATGGGCCATAGAGAAATTGTGGAACACCTCCTGGACCACGGAGCAGAAGTGAATCACGAGGATGTTGATGGCAGGACTGCACTCTCTGTAGCTGCACTTTGTGTGCCTGCAAGTAAAGGACATGCATCAGTTGTTAGTCTTTTAATTGATCGAGGTGCTGAAGTAGATCATTGTGATAAAGATGGCATGACTCCACTGCTGGTCGCTGCCTATGAAGGACATGTCGATGTGGTTGACTTGCTTCTAGAAGGGGGAGCAGATGTAGACCACACAGATAACAATGGTCGTACACCCCTCTTAGCGGCAGCTTCTATGGGCCATGCCTCCGTTGTAAACACGCTTTTGTTTTGGGGTGCGGCTGTGGATAGCATTGATAGTGAAGGTAGAACAGTCCTCAGCATAGCTTCAGCCCAAGGAAATGTTGAGGTAGTACGAACTCTACTGGACAGAGGGTTAGATGAAAATCACAGAGATGATGCCGGATGGACACCTTTGCATATGGCAGCTTTTGAAGGTCACAGGTTAATATGTGAAGCACTTATTGAACAAGGTGCTAGAACAAATGAGATCGATAACGATGGACGAATACCTTTCATATTAGCTTCGCAAGAGGGTCATTATGATTGTGTTCAAATACTATTGGAAAATAAATCCAACATTGATCAGAGAGGTTATGATGGAAGAAATGCACTGCGGGTTGCTGCATTAGAAGGGCATAGAGACATTGTTGAATTGCTTTTTAGCCATGGAGCTGATGTTAATTACAAAGATGCTGATGGGAGGCCTACGCTTTATATTTTGGCCTTAGAAAACCAACTTACAATGGCTGAGTATTTTCTAGAAAATGGTGCAAATGTAGAAGCAAGTGATGCTGAAGGAAGGACAGCACTTCATGTTTCCTGCTGGCAAGGCCATTTGGAAATGGTACAGGTACTGATAACCTACCATGCTGACGTCAATGCCGCAGATAACGAAAAGCGATCTGCTTTGCAGTCTGCAGCGTGGCAGGGCCACGTAAAAGTGGTTCAGCTTCTGATCGAGCGTGGTGCCATAGTTGATCATACATGTAATCAGGGTGCAACTGCTCTCTGTATTGCAGCCCAGGAAGGGCACATTGATGTTGTGCAGGTTTTACTAGAGCACGGTGCTGATCCAAACCATGCTGATCAATTTGGACGCACTGCTATGCGTGTTGCTGCCAAAAATGGAcattctcaaataattaaattattagaaaaatatggtGCATCTAGTTTGAACGGCTGTTCCCCATCTCCTGTGCATACAATGGAGCAAAAACCTCTGCAGTCGGTGTCTTCAAAAATGCAGTCATTAACAATTAAATCAAATAGCTCTGGAAGTACTGGTGGAGGAGACATGCAGCCTTCGTTGCGTGGTTTACCTAATGGGCCAGCTCATGCATTCAGTTCTCCTTCAGAATCTCCAGATTCTACAGTCGATCGTCAGAAGTCGTCGTTGTCAAACAATTCCCTGAAAAGCTCAAAAAATTCATCTTTGAGAACTACTTCATCTACAGCAACGGCTCAAACAGTGCCAATTGATAGCTTTCATAACCTGTCCTTTACAGAACAAATTCAGCAGCATTCGTTGCCACGCAGTAGAAGTCGACAGTCAGTTGTTTCCCCGTCTTCCACAACACAGTCCTTGGGACAGAGCCATAATTCACCAAGTAGTGAATTTGAGTGGAGTCATGTAAAGCCCAGTTTGAAGTcaactaaaacaaacaaaggggggaaatcagaaaaTTCCAGCAAATCTGGGGCAGCTGGgaaaaaagctaaacaaaataaTTCTTCACAGCCAAAGGTTTTAGAATATGAGATGACTCAGTTCGATAAAAGAGGGCCTACCACCAAATCAGGGACGAATGTGCCACCTAAGCAAATGCCCGCAGAATCGCAGTGCAAAATTATGGTACCTTCGACTCAGCAAGAAATTGGTCGATCTCAACAGCAATTTCTTATTCATCAACAAAgtggggagcagaagaagagaaatgggatAATGACCAATCCAAATTACCATCTTCAGAGCAACCAGGTTTTTCTTGGTAGGGTGTCAGTCCCACGGACAATACAAGACAGGGGGCATCAGGAAGTGTTAGAAGGGTATCCTTCCTCTGAGACGGAATTAAGCCTTAAACAAGCCCTGAAGCTTCAGATTGAGGGTTCTGACCCTAGCTTCAACTATAAAAAGGAAACGCCATTATAA